The sequence CCAGCATGATCTCGCTTTCACCATTTGTTTCAAGGACGCCGATGAGACTGTCATCGTCGGGTAAGGTTATTGCCCTGATACCCGTGGACCGTATGTTCTTCAAAAGGTCGAGGGCCATCTTTTTCACATGGGCCTTCTTCGTAACAAAGAAAAGATATTTATCCGGTGAAAACTCCTTGACGTGCGCAATTGCAGTTATCCTTTCGTTCTTGTCAATGTTAATAAGGTTTACGATATGTTTGCCCTTTGCAGAGAGACTCGCCTCCGGTATGGTGTGAACCTTCACAACGTGTACCTTTCCGGTATTCGTGAAGAACAGGATATAGGAGTGCGTCGATGCTATGTAGAGATGGTCGACAAAATCTTCTTCCCTTACGACGATACCGGTTTTTCCTTTACCGCCACGGATCTGGTGTTTGTACTGGTCCAGCGGCGTTCTCTTGGCATAGCCCTTATATGTGATCGTTACGACGACCTCTTCCTCTTTGATCATGTCTTCCAGGGTGATCTCCGGAAGTTCATCAACTATCTCGGTATACCTTGCATCGCCGTATTTTTGCTTTATCTCCAGGAGTTCCTTTTTAACGATACCCAGAAGCAATTTTTCGCTCTGGAGTATCTTTTGCAGGCGCTTGATCTCTTCCGAGGTGTTTGTGTAATCTTCGATTATCTTTGTCTGTTCAAGGGATGTCAGGCGCTGGAGGCGCATCTCGAGGATGCTCGTTGACTGTTTCTCGGATAAGGAGAACCCCTCCATTAACGCTGCTTTGGCTTCCTGTGTATTTTTAGATTTTTTGATGAGCGCAATGACTTCATCGATATGTTCAAGGGCTATCTTGAGTCCTTCAAGGATATGGAGTCTGTCGAGGTTCTTGTTCAGCTCAAAGGTAGACCGTTTGGTAACGATCTGTTTCCGGAAATCGATGAATTCCGTGATTATCTCCTTGAGGTTCAAAAGCCGCGGCTCATTATTGACGATCGTGAGGAAAATGATGCCGAATGTGGTCTGCAGTTGTGTATGTTTATAGAGCTGGTTCAGGATAGGTATGGCAATCTCCCCCTTTTTCAGCTCAATGACAACCCTCATGCCTTCCCGGTTCGATTCATCCCTGATGGTAGAGATGCCTTCGATCTTCTTTTCATTGATCAATGCAACAATATTTTCGATAAGGCGGGCCTTATTTACCTGATAGGGGATTTCAGTAATTATGATCGCTTCCCGCCCGTCTTTTTTGTATTGTTCGACAACTGCCCGCGCCCGGAGGGTGATATGTCCTTTGCCGGTCTCGTAGGCCTCACGGA is a genomic window of Syntrophorhabdaceae bacterium containing:
- the gyrA gene encoding DNA gyrase subunit A gives rise to the protein IEEEMRRSYLDYAMSTIIGRALPDIRDGLKPVHRRILYAMYELNNTHDKPYKKSARVVGDVIGKFHPHGDQAVYDAITRMVQDFSLRYPLIDGQGNFGSIDGDAPAAMRYTEIRLSKIAEEILEDIEKETVSFRANYDDSLVEPLVMPSKIPNLLINGSSGIAVGMATNIPPHNLTEVVDGMIAYIENPGITISDLLQYITGPDFPTQGIIYGRQGIREAYETGKGHITLRARAVVEQYKKDGREAIIITEIPYQVNKARLIENIVALINEKKIEGISTIRDESNREGMRVVIELKKGEIAIPILNQLYKHTQLQTTFGIIFLTIVNNEPRLLNLKEIITEFIDFRKQIVTKRSTFELNKNLDRLHILEGLKIALEHIDEVIALIKKSKNTQEAKAALMEGFSLSEKQSTSILEMRLQRLTSLEQTKIIEDYTNTSEEIKRLQKILQSEKLLLGIVKKELLEIKQKYGDARYTEIVDELPEITLEDMIKEEEVVVTITYKGYAKRTPLDQYKHQIRGGKGKTGIVVREEDFVDHLYIASTHSYILFFTNTGKVHVVKVHTIPEASLSAKGKHIVNLINIDKNERITAIAHVKEFSPDKYLFFVTKKAHVKKMALDLLKNIRSTGIRAITLPDDDSLIGVLETNGESEIMLASKKGLSIRFLEKQIRSMGRAAYGVRGLRFKKSGDEVVSVEIVSKTCNVFTVTQKAYGKRAPCSQYRVQSRGGSGITNVRCGAKNGEVVSLKQLGKKDEIILVTDTGRTIRFSADDIPVQKRGGLGVKLMDLREGETISGVAIIGEEE